In Pseudomonas glycinae, the DNA window ACGTGAATCTCGTGGCCGATCGCAAGTATTTCGGCCTGACCGGGCGTTTTTCGCATCAGGGTCAGGATGTTCGTCTGCTGATTCCCACCACCTACATGAACCGCAGCGGCCAGGCCGTGGCGGCACTCGCCGGTTTCTTCCGCATCAAGCCTGAAGAAATCCTGGTGGCACACGACGAACTCGATCTGCCTCCGGGCGTCGCCAAACTCAAAGTCGGCGGCGGCCATGGCGGTCACAACGGGTTGCGCGACATCATTGCGCAATTGGGCAATCAGAATACGTTCCACCGCCTGCGGCTTGGCATCGGCCACCCGGGCGTCGCCAGTATGGTTTCAAATTTCGTCCTGGGTCGTGCGCCACGCGCCGAACAGGAAAAACTCGATGCCAGCATCGACTTTGCCCTCGGCGTGCTGCCGGATATCCTCGCCGGTGAATGGAACCGCGCGATGAAAAACCTGCACAGCCAGAAGGCCTGACTCTAATCCGAGGGGAAACACCATGGGATTCAATTGCGGCATCGTCGGCCTGCCTAACGTCGGCAAGTCCACCCTGTTCAACGCCCTGACCAAATCCGGGATCGCGGCCGAGAACTTCCCCTTCTGCACCATCGAGCCGAACAGCGGCATCGTGCCGATGCCGGATCCGCGTCTGGACGCTCTGGCGGCCATCGTCAATCCGAAGCGCATCCTGCCGACCACCATGGAATTCGTCGACATCGCAGGCCTGGTGGCTGGCGCCTCGAAAGGTGAAGGTCTGGGCAACAAGTTCCTGGCCAACATCCGCGAAACCGACGCGATCGCCCACGTCGTGCGCTGCTTCGAAGACGAAAACGTGATCCACGTTTCCAACAGCGTCGACCCGAAGCGCGACATCGAAATCATCGACCTGGAACTGATCTTCGCCGACCTCGACAGCTGCGAGAAGCAACTGCAGAAGGTTTCGCGCAACGCCAAGGGCGGTGACAAGGACGCGGTGGCCCAAAAGGCCCTGCTTGAGCAGTTGATCCCGCACTTCACCGAAGGCAAGCCTGCGCGCAGCCTGATGAAGAACATGAGCGCCGACGAAAAAGCGATCATCAAGGGCTTCCACCTGCTGACCACCAAGCCGGTCATGTACATCGCCAACGTCGCTGAAGACGGTTTCGAGAACAACCCGCATCTGGACGTGGTCAAGGCCATCGCCGAAGAAGAAGGCGCCATGGTCGTTCCGGTCTGCAACAAGATCGAAGCGGAAATCGCCGAGCTGGATGACGGCGAAGAGAAAGACATGTTCCTCGAAGCCCTGGGCCTGGAAGAGCCTGGCCTGAACCGCGTAATCCGCGCCGGCTACGAGATGCTGCACCTGCAGACCTACTTCACCGCCGGTGTAGAAGAAGTCCGCGCCTGGACCGTCCGCGTCGGTGCCACCGCACCGCAAGCCGCTGGCGTGATCCACACCGACTTCGAGAAAGGCTTCATCCGCGCCGAAGTGATCGCCTACAACGACTTCATCCAGTACAAGGGCGAAGCCGGTACCAAGGAAGCCGGTAAATGGCGCCTGGAAGGCAAGGACTACATCGTCAAGGACGGCGACGTGATGCACTTCCGCTTCAACGTGTAAAAGCTGCACCCAAGAAAAAGCCGCGTTCGATACGCGGCTTTTTTATGCCTGAAATTCAGCCTGTCAGGCCTTTCTGGTTCTCGGCAGGAAGATCGCCAACACACCGAACAGCGGCAGGAACGAGCACAGGAAATACACGTATTCGATGCCGTGAATGTCCGCCAGATGGCCAAGCAACGCAGCACCAATCCCGCCGAAGCCGAACATCAGACCGAAGAACACCCCCGCAATCATTCCGACGTTGCCCGGCACCAGCTCCTGCGCGTACACCACGATCGCCGAGAACGCTGAAGCGAGGATGAAACCGATCACCACGCTCAGGACGCTGGTCCAGAACAGGTCGACATGTGGCATCAGCAGCGTGAACGGCGCCACGCCAAGGATCGAGAACCAGATCACCGCCTTGCGCCCGATCTTGTCGCCAATCGGCCCGCCAAAGAATGTGCCCGCCGCCACCGCGCCAAGAAACAGAAACAGGTGCAACTGCGAACTGGCCACCGACAGGTCGAACTTCTCGATCAGGTAGAAGGTGAAGTAACTGGTCAGGCTGGCCATGTAGAAATACTTGGAGAACACCAGCAGACCCAGCACCACCAGCGCACTGACCACCCTGCCCTTCGACAGTCCATGAGTGGCGGCCTGGCCGGCCTTGAGCTTGAACAGGTTCAGGTGATGGGCGTACCAGCGACTGATGCGATAGAGCACGAACAGCGCAAACACCGCGAACAGCCCGAACCACGCCACGTTGCCCTGCCCGAAAGGAATGATGATCGCCGCGGCGAGCAACGGGCCGAAGGCCGAACCGGCGTTACCGCCCACCTGAAAGGTCGATTGCGCCAGACCGAAACGCCCGCCCGAGGCCAACCGTGCTATTCGGGAAGCTTCGGGGTGGAAGGTCGAAGAGCCGATACCGATCAGCGCCGCCGCCAGCAAGATAAGCGGAAAACTGCCGACCATCGACATCATCACAATACCGATCAGCGTACACACGGAACCGGCCGGCAACAGCCACGGTTTCGGATGCCGGTCGGTGTGATAACCGACCCACGGCTGCAGCAGCGAAGCGGTCAATTGGAATGTCAGGGTAATCAGGCCGACCTGGGTAAAACTCAAACCATAGTTGGCCTTGAGCATCGGATAGATCGACGGCAGCACCGACTGGATCAGGTCATTGATCAAATGCGCCAGCGCCACCGCGCCGATGATGCGCATCACCAGTGGACTGCTCTGGGGAGGAGCGGACGCCGAGGCAGCGGCGGTCTGAACGTTGCTGATAGCCATGGGAGTTTCCGGACTGCAGATGGGTGCACGCGGGCAGGTGCGTCAATGTGCCATTTTTCGGTGCGTCAGCGCCATCCCCTTAGCCAGCTAACGAACTATTCAGTCGTCGCGCCGCAAGTGATAGCGCAACGCCATGGTCTGAATCTTGCCTTGCTTATCGGCTTGAACGCGGCGCCCTTACAAAGGGCATCGAGAATGGGAAGTTTCGCTACAGAGCCGGCCTACAGAGCGGGCAAGGGTGAACTTTCGAGGCCTTTTAGCAGGGCACCAATCCCGGTCGCAGTGACCGCGATGCACGCCGATGGTGCGTGGTGTCCAGAGGAGTCATGGGGCATGCAGGCTTTTTTATCACCGGGGATCAGGTTGCTGGGGCGGTTTGGCTTCGCGCGTAAATTCCAGTTGTTGTTTCTGCTGTTTATCCTGCCATTGGCCGGTAGCCTGTTGATGATCGGCCAGGACTATCGCGACAAACTCAACCTGATCGCCGGCGAACGTGCCGGTGTGCGGCAGTTGCTCGCCCTCGATGCACTCGACAACCTGCTCGCCGCTCAACGTGACCGCGCCGCCCGCTGGCGCGCCACGGAAACCAACCGCCAGCCGACGCCCGCCACCCTGGCCGCCGTGGCCGCATTCGATGGCGTGCAACCTGCCGTGGCCCAGGCCACGCTGGAGCTGGGCAATGCCTTGCAAGCCGAAGGCGCGGAAAGCGAAACCCTGACCCGCTATCAGGCTCTGCAAGCCGCGCTCAATGGTCTGGACTCGAAAAGCCTTTCCGGTGTCGGCTGGTGGCCGGATGGTTACGACCGCTTCACCAATGCGCTCAGCGCCCTGCAAGCGTTGCGCGAACAAATCGCGATGGACAATCGCCTGATCCTCGCGCCGTGGCTGGAAACCTATCTGCTGACACAGATTTCCACCCAGCACGCACCGGACCTGATCGAGCGGGTCGGCCGACTGGCAGCCGTCGGCCAGGCTTCTGTAGTTTCCGGCCAGTTCACCCTGCAAAGCCGTCTGCAACTGCGTGACCTGCGCAGCCGCATCGGCGATGCCCGCGAGCAGCTTGTAAAAACTGCCGGCCTGCTCGAAGCGCGTCTACCGAGCGCTCTGCAAGGCTGGGCCGGGCAATATCACGACAGCCTCAAGCAACTGGATGCCGGTCTCAAAGTGCTGGATGACGGCGTGTTCGGCGGCAGCATCAACCTCAAGCCGGAAGAGTTCGAGCGCACCCTCGACGCCCTGCTCGGCAACCTCGCCACGTTGCGCCAGCAATCGCTGGTGTCGCTGGATCAGAGGCTGGATGACTACCATGGGTCGGCGATTCGTCAGTTCATCGTTGTCGCGGCGGTCTTCGGTTTTCTGTTGCTGGCGGCGCTGTACCTGTTCGTCTGCCTGCAAGCCTCGATCCGCCGCAGCGCCAGTGGCATCACGCTGCTGGCCGAGGCCCTGCGTGACGGCAATCTGAGCCTGCAAGTGCCAGTCGTGGGCCGTGATGAACTGGCGTCGATCAGCACCGCGCTCAACGTGGCCGTGGTGCAATTGCGCAACAGCCTGCTGGGTGTCGATCACGAGACTTCGCAACTGAGCAACGCGGTGCGCAGCCTTAATGATCACTCCAGCGGAGCTCTCAGCGAAGTCGAAGCGCAGCAATTGCAGATCAGCCAGATCGCCGCCGCAGCCACGCAATTGGCGGCGACCTCCCAAGGCGTGGCGCAGAGTTGCGAACAGGCTTCCGGCAGCGCCCAGCACACCCGGCGCATCGCTGCCGACAGCAGCCGTGACAGTCAGCGCACCACGGCGAGCATTCAACAGCTCAATCAGCGCCTGAACGAAACTGCCGCAGCGCTCGGCCGGGTCAGCGAGCAAGGGCAGCAGATTCAACTGGTGGTCGACACCATCCGTGGCGTCGCCGAGCAGACCAACCTGCTCGCCCTCAACGCCGCTATCGAGGCCGCTCGCGCGGGTGAACAAGGTCGTGGCTTTGCCGTGGTGGCCGATGAGGTGCGCAGCCTGTCGCAACGTACGCAATCGTCCACGGCGCAGATCGCCGGTACGGTCGACAGCCTGCGCAATACGGTCAACGAAGCCGTGAGCCTGATGGAGGCTGCGTGCGGCCAGGCGCAATCGGATGCCGCGGCGGTCACGGGACTTGGCGAACGCCTGGGGGAAATCGCCAGCGCCGTGCAGAGCGTCACCGACACCCTCGCCCAGATCGCCACGGCGGTCGAGGAACAGGCGAGCACCGCCGATGAGGTCAGCGGCAATATCCAGCAGGTGGATCAGGCGGCGGTTCGCCTGCTCGAAGGCGCGCGGGCGGTGAACCTTGCGGCGGACACCTTGAGCCAGGGCAGCCATGCCTTGAGTGCCAACACCGGAAGATTTCAGCTGCGTTGAAAGCCCTTCCCGCGCCTTTTTTCGGCGCGGGAGGATAAGCGGTTGAAAATAAGAAGAAATATTTTGAATTTACGCTTGACGCTTTTTCATTTCAGGGGAATAATGCGCGCCACTTGGCTACATAGCTCAGTTGGTTAGAGCATAGCATTCATAATGCTGGGGTCCGGGGTTCAAGTCCCTGTGTAGCCACCAAGTACTAAAAACGGCTTACCGAAAGGTAGGCCGTTTTTTTATGCCTCGAGAAAAGTGCCCTCCCCGCTGGATCGGTCTGATTCTGTAGGAACCCGGTGCGAAAGGCGTAAGAAGAGGATTATTCGTTCGTTCAGGCACCTGCATCTGCGCCAGTCGATTTGATCGCCATCCCGATTGACCGACACGCTCCCCTGTCTCGATTCCAGGACAGACAGGGAGTGGTCATGGACCTGAACAAATTCCTTTTCGACGATGAGTGGCGTCGAAAACGCCCGAGCGAAAACGCGACATGGACCGGATGGATTCCACCCCCGCCACCAGAACCCGTTTATATCCGGACAGACGAATGGCCCACCCCGACGCCCCGCGAAGATCTGGTATTTGCCAAATCCTGCACACCGGATAACTGGTGCCGAACGGAGGCCGGTACAACACCTGAGCCCGCCTCCAGTTTCGGCAAGATCATGGTGGCGGGCGCCATACGCTTTCCCGCAGCCAGTACCGCCATAGCCAAGGCCATCGGCGCCGATCTGGCCCTGGGGCGCATGGCGGGCGGTGGCATCCTGCAGCAACGCCTCAACTGGGCAATACGAGGCACCGGCGGCCCCGCCAGTGTGTTCATCCTCGGGATGCTGCCGACCCGAATGGGCGACGGCACGCTCTACACCGACGATCAGCTACGCACCTTGTCTCGCGCAACCACTCGCGTGCGGTTCCAGTTCCGACGCGATGCCGAAGGCGTCATGCAGGTTTACGGCATCCACACCGGAGCCTCGGGCGACGACTCCGTGCGTACCGTAAAAGTCGAGTGGAACAGCGACAAGACCGCCATGGAGGCGAAGCTCAACGGCATCACGATTTTGTGGACGCCGCAACGCGGGCCGCTGGGATCGATGCCGCCGCTGGTGTATCCGGAGCACGGCGAACCACTGAGCACGATCCTCGTCCACCCGATCGCAGCGAACACCGACAGCCAGATTGAAATCCTGCCCGGCGAAGACATCACCGCCGAGGATTGTATTCTGGTGTTTCCGGCTGAGACCGGGCTGAAGTCGTTGTATGTGGTGTTTTCGAAGCCGGCCAGATTGATGCCTGGGACGGTGACGGGAATTGGTGAGGATGTTTCCGGGATATGGCTGGCGGGAGCAGGAACGGGGATTGGTGTGCCTATTCCGACGCGGATTGCGGACAGGCTCAGAGGACGGGAGTTTTCAAGCTTTGACAAATTCAGGGAGGCGTTTTGGGAGGAGGTGGCCAATGATCCAGAATTGGTTGAGCAGTTTAAACCGGAGAACATTGCATTGATGCAAAACGGCGGAGCGCCTCACGCCAGGTACAACGATGCAGCCGGGAAAAGGAAAACATTCGAACTGCATCACGTTGAATGGGTGTCGAAAGGTGGATCCGTGTATGACGTCGACAATTTACGTGTCACCACACCTGCAAATCACTTGAACATTCACCGGGTCAACTCCCATGTCAAATAAAATCACTGGCTACACTGAAGAGCAGTTTATAGAACTGCTGCAAGAAATATTCACCTCTAACAGGAATGGCACGCCAGAGACTGTACTGGCAGACATGCTGGATAACTTTTGTGAACTGGCAGAACATCCCGCAGGTACTGACTTGATCTATTGGCCTGAGAATGATGCTCAATGCACTCCTGAAGGCATCACGAAAACTGTGAAAGATTGGCGTGCTGCCAACGGCCTGCCTGGTTTCAAGCAGTAACAATCTGGCATTGAGACTCCAAACGGCAGCGTATAGCTAAGTGGTCAAAACGGCTTACCGAAAGGCAAGCCGTTTTTTTATGCCTCGCCCCCTAACGCCCTGAGCCCCTTCGCCCAAATCTGCCGCGTCCGTAAACCGACCATCGCCCGCCAGTCCGGATCCGCCGGATAAAACTGCTCCAGCAGATTCAACTTGATCGCCCTCCCCGTCGCATCCAGCGGATCGCCATGCAGATGCAGCCAGTGATCGTCGCGCAGATAACGATGCACGTCCGGCCCCGGATAAGTCCCGCACTCGATCACGAACGGCATCAGTTGCACATTCGACAACGCGTTGAGCAACGCCTGCGAGGTGTAACCGGTAGCGGTTGCCGCGACACCGGTTTCGCTCAGGGTTTCGGCGCCGGTGTGCAGCGTGTAGAGCCACGGGCCGTAAATCGATTGCGCTTGGGCCAGTGCTGGATACGGCGCTTGGGTAATCGTCAGCAGCATCGGATGCCCGTACTCACCGGCGCCGGTGTGCAGGTCGAAACACATCACGGTTTCAGCGCCGGCCAGATGATTCTCGATGATGGAATGCAACGTGCGATTCGACCAACTCGGCGCGAGCCCGCCGAAGAACAATCCGTCGGGATGACTGTGCTGACCGCCCTCGACAATCGACATCACCGCCGGCCAGCCGTGCTCGGCAATTTGCGCATCGAGCAAGGCATCAGCCTTTTGTCGCTCGGGGCCGTTAAAATCGGTGCAGGCGTAGATTTCATGCAGCGCCGCGTAAGCACGGTTGTCCGGAAGCGGTCGGTTGAAATCCAGGTGATTGCGGTTGAGGTCAATATTGTCTTCATTGACCCGCCGCAGCCACGCCGTGCCCCACGGGTTGATCAGGTGAACCATCACGACCGCGACATCCTTCGGCAGCGACTGCGGCGTGAAATGCTTCAGCCAGTCGATCTGGCACTCCGAACCATAATAACCCTCAACACCGTGGGTGCCGCTGAGCGCCACCAGGCGCCGCTTGGCCGCTGGATCCCCCAGCACCGCGACATCGGTACTCAAAGACTCGCCAAACGGCCCATTGAGCGGATGCGCGTACGAAGAGAGCGTGGCACCCGCCACCTTCGCGGCAGCAAGAAAGCGCTCGCGCTGTTCGCGATAGCTGGGCTGTGTCGGAAATGCGTTGTGCATGACGGCCTCTTGTTGATTGTTCTGGCTTCACTATTGGCTCTGACCCTACAGAAAATTCGCCAAGGCATGAAGGACAAACACACCGATGGTTTGCGTCCTGCACGGTCGGCCGATACAGTCCGTCAGACTTTTATCCCACGGACGGAGAGCCCCGCGTGCTTCCAGCCCTTTCCCTGAACCGCTTTCGTCTGCCCGCCCTGACACTGATCGTCAGCGCCATTGCCCTTACGGCCTGCAACGCACCGCCCTCCTCGACCCTGCCGCTGGCGCCGGAAGCCGCCTCCGGCTACCGCACCGGCCTGCAAGCCAGCCACGCCGAGAAACACATGGCCGCCGCTGCCAATCCACTGGCCGCCGAAGCCGGTCGCGAGATGTTGCGTCAGGGTGGTTCCGCCATCGATGCCGCCATCGCAATGCAAGCCGTGTTGACCCTGGTCGAGCCGCAATCCTCGGGGATCGGTGGTGGCGCGATGATCGTGCTGTGGGATGGCAAGCAAGTGCGCACCTATGACGGTCGCGAAACCGCACCGGCCGGCGCGACCGAGAAGCTGTTTCTAAACGCTGACGGCAAACCGATGCCGTTCCCGCAGGCGCAGATCGGCGGGCGCTCCGTCGGCACGCCGGGCGTGATGCGAGCGCTGGAACTGGCGCACAAAAAGCACGGCCGCTTGCCGTGGGCCAAGCTGTTCGAACCGGCGATCAAACTCGCCGAGCAGGGCTTTGCGATCTCCCCGCGCCTGCATTCACTGCTGGAATCCGATCCGGAGATACGCCGCTCGCCAGACATGGCCAAGTACTTTCTGAACAGCGACGGCAGCGTCAAAGCCGTCGGCACTCGCTTGCAGAACCCGGCGCTGGCCGCCGTGCTCAAGCGCATCGCCAACGAAGGCGCAGACACCCTGTACAAAGGCCCGATCGCCGAAGAGATCGTGGCCAAGGTTCAGGGCCACGCCAATCCCGGCAGCCTGTCGCTGACCGACCTTCAGCACTATCAGGCCAAGGAACGCGCGCCCCTGTGCACCGACTACAAGCGCTGGCAGGTGTGCGGGATGCCGCCGCCATCATCGGGCGGGATTGCGGTGGCGCAGATTCTCGGCACCTTGCAGGCGCTGGAAACGCGCGATCCGCGTCTGGCCCTGACGCCGCTCAAGCCTGCGAAGACCGATAAACCCGCCGGCATCGAACCTGCACCGCAAGCCGTGCACCTGATCGCCGAAGCCGAGCGTCTGGCCTACGCCGACCGCGCGCAATACGTAGCCGATACCGACTTCGTGCCGGTACCGGTCAAAGGCCTGGTCGATCCGGGTTACCTGGCCAGCCGCGCCAGCCTGATCAGCGAACGCAGCATGGGCAGCGCCAAACCCGGTACACCGCCGGGCATACAGGTTGCCTATGCGCCGGATCGCTCGCCGCTGCGCATTTCCACCTCACAAGTGGTGGCCGTGGATGACTTCGGTGGCGCCGTGTCGATGACTACCACCATCGAAGCAGCGTTCGGCTCGCACCTGATGGTTCAGGGCTTCCTCCTCAACAACCAGATGACCGACTTCTCGTTCATCCCCGAAGAGAACGGCCAGAAAGTCGCCAACCGCGTGGAACCCGGCAAACGCCCGCGCTCATCGATGGCGCCGACCCTGATCTTCGACCGCAACAGCGGCGAGTTCGTCGCCACCGTCGGCTCTCCGGGCGGTTCGCAGATCATCGAATACGTGGCCAAAACCACCGTCGGCCTGCTCGACTGGAACCTCGACCCGCAAAGCGCCATCAGCCTGCCCAACTTCGGCAGCCGCAACGGCCCGACGGAACTCGAACAAGGCCAGTTCAGCCCGACGCTGATCCAGGCACTCAAGGACAAGGGCCACACCGTCAGCGAAATCGACATGACCAGCGGCACCCAGGCCATCGTGCGGGTCAAGGATGCTGCGGGGAAGGCAACGCTGTCAGGTGGGGCAGATCCTCGGCGCGAAGGAGTAGCGTTGGGGGATTGAATCAACGCTGCCAACTGAAAAAGGCTTACCGAGAGGTAAGCCTTTTTTGTATGTCCATGAATCCAATTCGGCTAATTCACGCTGCCTTTTCCTACACCGGAAAAATGCTGTCCGGGATAGAGTTTTCATCCACTGAATTCACTCACACCCCCTTTCCCTCCACTGCCGACAGCATCGGTAAAAGTCATCAATTGACACCAACCATTTGTCCAGAATTCACCGACAGACTTGCAGCAGTCCCACAGCGGGACTAGGATCACGCCATGAGAATCATCGCCATCAGTCAGCTAAAAGTCTTTTGGGAACGATATCCGGAGGCAGAGCAGCCATTGCTGGCATGGATAGACGAAGCAAGAAAGGCAAGCTGGAAAACACCTGTGGATATCAAGTCACAGTTTGCTTGCGCCAGCATTCTGAAAAGCCGAAGAGTTGTGTTCAATATAAAAGGCAATTCCTATCGCCTGATTGTCGCCGTGGCGTACCGCTTTGGCGCGGTGTACATAAAATTTGTCGGCACTCACAAACAGTACGACGCAATCGACGCTGATACCGTCGAAATGGAGTAACCCATGAACATACGTCCGATTCATACCGAAGAAGACTACCGTGCGGCACTCAAAGACGTGTCCGTTTTTTTCGAGAATGAGCCAGAGCCCGGCACACCTGAAGGTGATTACTTCGACATCATGATCACCCTTATCGAAGCCTATGAGGCCAGGCACTTCCCACTCGACCTGCCCAACCCGATTGACGCCATAAGGTTTCGGATGGAGCAGTCCGGGCTGTCAGCAGCCGATCTCGCTCCTGCAATTGGCCGGACAAACCGCGTTTATGAGGTTCTGAATGGCAAACGCGCGCTGACGCTTCCCATGATCTGGAAACTTCACGAGTTGTTCGGTATTCCGGCAGAGAGTTTGATCAAACCCATGAAATCGGTCTGATAAAAAACAGCCATGCAGGCACCTCAACATCTATTGCTCACCCTGAATTCCCCACCCTCCAACTGAAAAAGGCTTACCGAGAGGTAAGCCTTTTTTGTATTGCAACATCCGGCCATGACTTGTCATTCAGCGGCGCTCAAACCTCGAGCATCTTGCCATCCACCGGATCGCCAATGGTCAGGAAATGTCCACCGGCCACATGGTGCAGCGTGCGCAGGCCGTCATGCCCTTCAAAATGCCAGCGTCCATCGCTGAAGACCCGCGAATCAGCCTGCGCCGCGATCACCTCGGCCAGGAACAGATCGTACTGTTCATGATTGCGCGGCTCCGGCAGCAACCGGCATTCGAGCCAGGCCACGCAACCGTCCAGCATCGGTGCCTCAACCTGTTCACCAGCGAAAGTCTGCAGGCCATAAGCCTGGAACTTGTCCTGACCTTGATCGCGATTGATTTCCAGGCCCGAGGTCGAACCGACAGTCTGCACAATGTCGGCCTGATGCACACAAGGAACGTTCAGAACAAAGGTGCCCGACGCCTCGAGCAGTTGCCGGGTCCAGGTGGATTTGTCGAGGACCACCGCGACTTTCGGCGGTTCGAAATCCAGCGGCATGGCCCACGCAGCAGCCATGATGTTGCGCTGCCCGTCATGGGCGGCGCTGACCAGCACGGTCGGCCCGTGATTGAGCAAGCGGTAGGCTTTGTTCAGGGGAACCGGGCGACGGAAGGACTCGCTCATGGGATCTGCTCCGGGAAAAAGAGCCGATTGTAGCGGGATAAAAACAACGAAGGGATTGCCGTGGGCAATCCCTTCGCCTGGCAGGCATCAGCTGGATAGCTGGTTGGCGAACTGGCCGACTGCATCCACCACTTTCTGCGCGCCGTCCTGAATCTCGACAATCACCGTACCCGCCTCCGCCGCCAGCGCCAGCCCCTGTTCGGCCTGTTGTTTGCCGTCGGTCATCAGGGCCACGGCGTTGCGCGCCATGTCCTGGTTCTGGCGCACCACACCGACGATTTCCTCGGTCGCCTGGCTGGTGCGCGAGGCCAGTTGCCGCACTTCGTCGGCTACCACGGCAAAGCCTCGGCCCTGCTCACCCGCGCGTGCGGCTTCGATGGCAGCGTTGAGCGCCAGCAGGTTGGTCTGTTCGGCAATGCCGCTGATGGTCTTGACGATGGTGCCGATCACCTGGGATTGCTCGTTCAGCGCCTCGATACCCTCGCCGGCGGTCTGCATGTGCTTCGACAGATCGCGCATCACATTGACCGCTTCGGTCACCACACGGGTGCCACGCTGGGCGGTGCTGTCGGTTTGCAGGGACGTGCTGTAGGCGATATTGGCGGCATCGGCGACGGCCTGCTCCTGATTGACCTGATCGGTGATCACCGTGGCGAACTTCACCACTTTGTAGAGTTTTTCGTTGGCGTCGAGCACCGGGTTATAGGAGGCTTCCAGCCAGACGACACGACCATGGCTGTCGAACCGCTTGAAACGGCCGGCAACGAATTCGCCGTTATTCAGGCGACGCCAGAAGTTCTGGTACTCGGCGCTGTTGTACTCCTCCGGCTCGCAGAACTGGCGGTGATGTTTACCCTTGATCTGCGCCAGGCTGTAACCCATGCCCTGCAGGAACCGGTCGTTGGCACTCAGTACGTTGCCGCTGAGGTCGAACTCGATCACGGCAGTCGAACGCACCAGCGCGCCGATCAGGTTTTCGTGTTCGCGGGAGGCCTCGATGGTGCGGGTCAGGTCGCTGGAGAAAATCGAGAAATGCTTGATCCGGCCATCCGATGAGCGAACCGGTTGGACGATGGAGCGCAACCACGCCTCTTCGCCGTTACCGCGTGAAAGGCGCACAGCGCCAGCGAAATGCTCACCACGGGTCAGAGCGGCCTTGAAGCGGTGATGAAACTCGTCCGACTTCACATGGGCCGGCACGATGTCTTCGATGGCGCGGCCGATCAGGTCGTGGCTCTTGTAGAGCATTTCGTTGAGGAAGTTCTGATTGACCGACTGAATCCGTCCGTCGGGCTCAAGGGTGAGCACCAGCATCTCGCTTTCCAGGCTCTCCTTCACTTGCAGAAGGCTGGAGAGTTCTTCACGAAGAGCCGCCAGCTCTTGCTTCAGGCGTTTGTTGAACATGGGAAAGCACCGATGGACTGGATGGATAGCGGGTATGCAGCCTAACCATCGGCCTTGGAAATCTTTTCTGAAGAGCGCGCGAGGCTTGTCCTACAAAAATAGTTAAGCCTCGACAACTCAGGCGGTGCCGGCCACCGGACACGGCTCCGCGCGCGGCATCCGCGAGCCGAAATACGCTGCACTGACGACGCCCACCGCGCCCATCACCGCGCAGAACATCACGCAGATCCACGGGCTCCATGGCATCAGACCGATCAGCAGCAACGGCGTGAAACTGGCCCAGGCGGCGTAGGCAATGTTGTAGGTGAAGGAGATCCCGGAAACGCGGATCCGCGCCGGGAACAGGCTGACCATCA includes these proteins:
- the pth gene encoding aminoacyl-tRNA hydrolase, encoding MTAIKLIVGLGNPGAEYEQTRHNAGALFVERIAHAQNVNLVADRKYFGLTGRFSHQGQDVRLLIPTTYMNRSGQAVAALAGFFRIKPEEILVAHDELDLPPGVAKLKVGGGHGGHNGLRDIIAQLGNQNTFHRLRLGIGHPGVASMVSNFVLGRAPRAEQEKLDASIDFALGVLPDILAGEWNRAMKNLHSQKA
- the ychF gene encoding redox-regulated ATPase YchF, whose translation is MGFNCGIVGLPNVGKSTLFNALTKSGIAAENFPFCTIEPNSGIVPMPDPRLDALAAIVNPKRILPTTMEFVDIAGLVAGASKGEGLGNKFLANIRETDAIAHVVRCFEDENVIHVSNSVDPKRDIEIIDLELIFADLDSCEKQLQKVSRNAKGGDKDAVAQKALLEQLIPHFTEGKPARSLMKNMSADEKAIIKGFHLLTTKPVMYIANVAEDGFENNPHLDVVKAIAEEEGAMVVPVCNKIEAEIAELDDGEEKDMFLEALGLEEPGLNRVIRAGYEMLHLQTYFTAGVEEVRAWTVRVGATAPQAAGVIHTDFEKGFIRAEVIAYNDFIQYKGEAGTKEAGKWRLEGKDYIVKDGDVMHFRFNV
- a CDS encoding MFS transporter, which produces MAISNVQTAAASASAPPQSSPLVMRIIGAVALAHLINDLIQSVLPSIYPMLKANYGLSFTQVGLITLTFQLTASLLQPWVGYHTDRHPKPWLLPAGSVCTLIGIVMMSMVGSFPLILLAAALIGIGSSTFHPEASRIARLASGGRFGLAQSTFQVGGNAGSAFGPLLAAAIIIPFGQGNVAWFGLFAVFALFVLYRISRWYAHHLNLFKLKAGQAATHGLSKGRVVSALVVLGLLVFSKYFYMASLTSYFTFYLIEKFDLSVASSQLHLFLFLGAVAAGTFFGGPIGDKIGRKAVIWFSILGVAPFTLLMPHVDLFWTSVLSVVIGFILASAFSAIVVYAQELVPGNVGMIAGVFFGLMFGFGGIGAALLGHLADIHGIEYVYFLCSFLPLFGVLAIFLPRTRKA
- a CDS encoding methyl-accepting chemotaxis protein yields the protein MQAFLSPGIRLLGRFGFARKFQLLFLLFILPLAGSLLMIGQDYRDKLNLIAGERAGVRQLLALDALDNLLAAQRDRAARWRATETNRQPTPATLAAVAAFDGVQPAVAQATLELGNALQAEGAESETLTRYQALQAALNGLDSKSLSGVGWWPDGYDRFTNALSALQALREQIAMDNRLILAPWLETYLLTQISTQHAPDLIERVGRLAAVGQASVVSGQFTLQSRLQLRDLRSRIGDAREQLVKTAGLLEARLPSALQGWAGQYHDSLKQLDAGLKVLDDGVFGGSINLKPEEFERTLDALLGNLATLRQQSLVSLDQRLDDYHGSAIRQFIVVAAVFGFLLLAALYLFVCLQASIRRSASGITLLAEALRDGNLSLQVPVVGRDELASISTALNVAVVQLRNSLLGVDHETSQLSNAVRSLNDHSSGALSEVEAQQLQISQIAAAATQLAATSQGVAQSCEQASGSAQHTRRIAADSSRDSQRTTASIQQLNQRLNETAAALGRVSEQGQQIQLVVDTIRGVAEQTNLLALNAAIEAARAGEQGRGFAVVADEVRSLSQRTQSSTAQIAGTVDSLRNTVNEAVSLMEAACGQAQSDAAAVTGLGERLGEIASAVQSVTDTLAQIATAVEEQASTADEVSGNIQQVDQAAVRLLEGARAVNLAADTLSQGSHALSANTGRFQLR
- a CDS encoding S-type pyocin domain-containing protein, with amino-acid sequence MDLNKFLFDDEWRRKRPSENATWTGWIPPPPPEPVYIRTDEWPTPTPREDLVFAKSCTPDNWCRTEAGTTPEPASSFGKIMVAGAIRFPAASTAIAKAIGADLALGRMAGGGILQQRLNWAIRGTGGPASVFILGMLPTRMGDGTLYTDDQLRTLSRATTRVRFQFRRDAEGVMQVYGIHTGASGDDSVRTVKVEWNSDKTAMEAKLNGITILWTPQRGPLGSMPPLVYPEHGEPLSTILVHPIAANTDSQIEILPGEDITAEDCILVFPAETGLKSLYVVFSKPARLMPGTVTGIGEDVSGIWLAGAGTGIGVPIPTRIADRLRGREFSSFDKFREAFWEEVANDPELVEQFKPENIALMQNGGAPHARYNDAAGKRKTFELHHVEWVSKGGSVYDVDNLRVTTPANHLNIHRVNSHVK